A genomic segment from Carassius auratus strain Wakin chromosome 25, ASM336829v1, whole genome shotgun sequence encodes:
- the LOC113042926 gene encoding calphotin-like isoform X1, with protein sequence MGGNVSSRHVSFDPVFDEEGVTFVKGIRLSQRVIDRMKESPPVVHPQASPKSSTQSTAPVAPPVERLVPGEHQVPIIPHPPSYASTLVPPPVSVPIKPLVPLVTGTEETSAPPLNLVKSPESLPNPPPTGDEHVAILVPDPQPAVLPAEPINSPSPVSSEPITASPRVEPLTPIGSSVEPVTPIGSSVEPLTPIGSSIEPVTPIGSSVEPLTPIGPSVEPVTPIWSSVEPLTPIGSSVEPVTPIGSSAEPLTPVGSSVEPVTPIGSSVEPLTPIGSSVEPVAPIGSSVEPLTPIGSSVEPLTPIGSSVEPLTPIGSSVEPLTPIGSSVEPVTPIGSSVEPLTPIGSSVEPVTPIGYSVEPLTPIESSVEPLTPIESSVEPVIVSAEDLVPSAEPIDPIETPSSLTLAAPPTSGESMDLPVESEVSTSPISIPAPIQSVLEESAVSQSGSASSVVLHDEMPCKMQIGPISTGDPAVPRVHLVEEPVAPQLEVFPLETHVVNEEKLKRQLREDLQKLLNEEMKMAEDNMRQQLEEEKAKAKAQAQAAARLQIQDEVQKLLEEEKASYQQTLADAIRMEKLKVQDEHLITQYYWLERKAQKLEEKEKDLENQEALFREQIAKMQEKMARFTKVTAENYKKGLEDAHKRFRGCQIKPVCSDLQSQILKCYAENKGQTMSCSNIASLYIQCVDRARQDKKLSTGG encoded by the exons ATGGGGGGCAATGTTAGCTCCCGCCACGTTTCCTTCGACCCTGTATTTGATGAGGAGGGGGTTACATTCGTGAAGGGCATTAGG cttTCACAAAGAGTGATTGATCGTATGAAGGAGTCTCCACCTGTGGTTCACCCGCAAGCTTCACCCAAATCTTCCACCCAGTCAACAGCTCCTGTAGCTCCTCCGGTCGAGCGATTGGTTCCAGGCGAACATCAAGTACCCATAATCCCTCATCCTCCCTCATATGCCAGTACTTTGGTTCCTCCTCCTGTTTCAGTGCCAATAAAACCTTTAGTGCCTTTAGTAACTGGGACTGAGGAAACATCTGCACCACCTTTAAATCTCGTAAAGTCACCTGAAAGTCTTCCAAACCCTCCACCTACAGGTGATGAGCATGTAGCTATACTTGTACCTGACCCTCAGCCTGCTGTGCTGCCTGCTGAACCCATAAATTCTCCTTCACCAGTGTCAAGTGAACCAATAACTGCTTCTCCACGAGTGGAACCCCTAACACCTATAGGGTCCTCGGTTGAACCTGTAACACCTATAGGGTCCTCTGTTGAACCCCTAACACCTATAGGGTCCTCGATTGAACCTGTAACACCTATAGGGTCCTCTGTTGAACCCCTAACACCTATAGGGCCCTCGGTTGAACCTGTAACACCTATATGGTCCTCTGTTGAACCCCTAACACCTATAGGGTCCTCAGTTGAACCTGTAACACCTATAGGGTCCTCTGCTGAACCCCTAACACCTGTAGGGTCCTCGGTTGAACCCGTAACACCTATAGGGTCCTCTGTTGAACCCCTAACACCTATAGGGTCCTCGGTTGAACCCGTAGCACCTATAGGGTCCTCTGTTGAACCCCTAACACCTATAGGGTCCTCGGTTGAACCCCTAACACCTATAGGGTCCTCGGTTGAACCCCTAACACCTATAGGGTCCTCGGTTGAACCCCTAACACCTATAGGGTCCTCGGTTGAACCCGTAACACCTATAGGGTCCTCTGTTGAACCCCTAACACCTATAGGGTCCTCGGTTGAACCCGTAACACCTATAGGGTACTCTGTTGAACCCCTAACACCTATAGAGTCCTCTGTTGAACCCCTAACACCTATAGAGTCCTCTGTTGAACCTGTAATTGTATCTGCTGAAGATCTTGTTCCATCTGCTGAACCGATTGATCCTATAGAAACTCCATCATCTCTTACTTTAGCTGCTCCGCCAACATCTGGCGAGTCCATGGACTTACCTGTTGAATCTGAGGTTTCAACCTCCCCAATCTCAATACCTGCTCCTATTCAGTCTGTCTTGGAGGAGTCTGCTGTTTCGCAGTCAGGCTCTGCTTCATCTGTGGTTTTGCATGATGAAATGCCTTGCAAGATGCAAATAGGTCCAATTTCCACGGGAGATCCTGCAGTTCCTCGTGTTCACCTGGTTGAGGAACCTGTTGCGCCACAACTCGAGGTCTTTCCACTGGAAACACATGTTG tgaATGAGGAAAAGCTCAAAAGGCAGCTCAGAGAAGATCTCCAGAAGCTCctgaatgaggaaatgaagatgGCAGAGGATAACATGAGACAACA GCTGGAGGAAGAGAAAGCTAAAGCGAAGGCCCAAGCTCAAGCTGCAGCCCGACTCCAGATTCAGGACGAGGTCCAGAAGCTTCTGGAAGAGGAGAAGGCATCCTATCAACAGACCCTGGCAGATGCCATTAGGATGGAGAAACTGAAGGTTCAGGATGAGCATCTCATAACTCAGTATTAT TGGCTGGAGAGGAAG GCTCAGAAGCTGGAGGAGAAGGAGAAAGATCTGGAAAATCAGGAGGCTTTGTTTCGGGAGCAGATTGCCAAGATGCAGGAAAAG ATGGCTCGGTTCACAAAAGTTACTGCTGAAAATTACAAGAAAGGCTTAGAGGATGCACACAAGCGCTTCAG GGGATGCCAAATCAAACCAGTGTGTTCAGATCTGCAGAGTCAGATACTGAAGTGTTACGCTGAGAATAAAGGTCAGACTATGAGCTGTTCCAACATCGCGTCACTGTATATTCAGTGTGTGGACCGTGCCAGACAG gATAAAAAGCTGAGCACCGGAGGTTAG
- the LOC113042926 gene encoding calphotin-like isoform X2 → MGGNVSSRHVSFDPVFDEEGVTFVKGIRLSQRVIDRMKESPPVVHPQASPKSSTQSTAPVAPPVERLVPGEHQVPIIPHPPSYASTLVPPPVSVPIKPLVPLVTGTEETSAPPLNLVKSPESLPNPPPTGDEHVAILVPDPQPAVLPAEPINSPSPVSSEPITASPRVEPLTPIGSSVEPVTPIGSSVEPLTPIGSSIEPVTPIGSSVEPLTPIGPSVEPVTPIWSSVEPLTPIGSSVEPVTPIGSSAEPLTPVGSSVEPVTPIGSSVEPLTPIGSSVEPVAPIGSSVEPLTPIGSSVEPLTPIGSSVEPLTPIGSSVEPLTPIGSSVEPVTPIGSSVEPLTPIGSSVEPVTPIGYSVEPLTPIESSVEPLTPIESSVEPVIVSAEDLVPSAEPIDPIETPSSLTLAAPPTSGESMDLPVESEVSTSPISIPAPIQSVLEESAVSQSGSASSVVLHDEMPCKMQIGPISTGDPAVPRVHLVEEPVAPQLEVFPLETHVVNEEKLKRQLREDLQKLLNEEMKMAEDNMRQQLEEEKAKAKAQAQAAARLQIQDEVQKLLEEEKASYQQTLADAIRMEKLKVQDEHLITQYYAQKLEEKEKDLENQEALFREQIAKMQEKMARFTKVTAENYKKGLEDAHKRFRGCQIKPVCSDLQSQILKCYAENKGQTMSCSNIASLYIQCVDRARQDKKLSTGG, encoded by the exons ATGGGGGGCAATGTTAGCTCCCGCCACGTTTCCTTCGACCCTGTATTTGATGAGGAGGGGGTTACATTCGTGAAGGGCATTAGG cttTCACAAAGAGTGATTGATCGTATGAAGGAGTCTCCACCTGTGGTTCACCCGCAAGCTTCACCCAAATCTTCCACCCAGTCAACAGCTCCTGTAGCTCCTCCGGTCGAGCGATTGGTTCCAGGCGAACATCAAGTACCCATAATCCCTCATCCTCCCTCATATGCCAGTACTTTGGTTCCTCCTCCTGTTTCAGTGCCAATAAAACCTTTAGTGCCTTTAGTAACTGGGACTGAGGAAACATCTGCACCACCTTTAAATCTCGTAAAGTCACCTGAAAGTCTTCCAAACCCTCCACCTACAGGTGATGAGCATGTAGCTATACTTGTACCTGACCCTCAGCCTGCTGTGCTGCCTGCTGAACCCATAAATTCTCCTTCACCAGTGTCAAGTGAACCAATAACTGCTTCTCCACGAGTGGAACCCCTAACACCTATAGGGTCCTCGGTTGAACCTGTAACACCTATAGGGTCCTCTGTTGAACCCCTAACACCTATAGGGTCCTCGATTGAACCTGTAACACCTATAGGGTCCTCTGTTGAACCCCTAACACCTATAGGGCCCTCGGTTGAACCTGTAACACCTATATGGTCCTCTGTTGAACCCCTAACACCTATAGGGTCCTCAGTTGAACCTGTAACACCTATAGGGTCCTCTGCTGAACCCCTAACACCTGTAGGGTCCTCGGTTGAACCCGTAACACCTATAGGGTCCTCTGTTGAACCCCTAACACCTATAGGGTCCTCGGTTGAACCCGTAGCACCTATAGGGTCCTCTGTTGAACCCCTAACACCTATAGGGTCCTCGGTTGAACCCCTAACACCTATAGGGTCCTCGGTTGAACCCCTAACACCTATAGGGTCCTCGGTTGAACCCCTAACACCTATAGGGTCCTCGGTTGAACCCGTAACACCTATAGGGTCCTCTGTTGAACCCCTAACACCTATAGGGTCCTCGGTTGAACCCGTAACACCTATAGGGTACTCTGTTGAACCCCTAACACCTATAGAGTCCTCTGTTGAACCCCTAACACCTATAGAGTCCTCTGTTGAACCTGTAATTGTATCTGCTGAAGATCTTGTTCCATCTGCTGAACCGATTGATCCTATAGAAACTCCATCATCTCTTACTTTAGCTGCTCCGCCAACATCTGGCGAGTCCATGGACTTACCTGTTGAATCTGAGGTTTCAACCTCCCCAATCTCAATACCTGCTCCTATTCAGTCTGTCTTGGAGGAGTCTGCTGTTTCGCAGTCAGGCTCTGCTTCATCTGTGGTTTTGCATGATGAAATGCCTTGCAAGATGCAAATAGGTCCAATTTCCACGGGAGATCCTGCAGTTCCTCGTGTTCACCTGGTTGAGGAACCTGTTGCGCCACAACTCGAGGTCTTTCCACTGGAAACACATGTTG tgaATGAGGAAAAGCTCAAAAGGCAGCTCAGAGAAGATCTCCAGAAGCTCctgaatgaggaaatgaagatgGCAGAGGATAACATGAGACAACA GCTGGAGGAAGAGAAAGCTAAAGCGAAGGCCCAAGCTCAAGCTGCAGCCCGACTCCAGATTCAGGACGAGGTCCAGAAGCTTCTGGAAGAGGAGAAGGCATCCTATCAACAGACCCTGGCAGATGCCATTAGGATGGAGAAACTGAAGGTTCAGGATGAGCATCTCATAACTCAGTATTAT GCTCAGAAGCTGGAGGAGAAGGAGAAAGATCTGGAAAATCAGGAGGCTTTGTTTCGGGAGCAGATTGCCAAGATGCAGGAAAAG ATGGCTCGGTTCACAAAAGTTACTGCTGAAAATTACAAGAAAGGCTTAGAGGATGCACACAAGCGCTTCAG GGGATGCCAAATCAAACCAGTGTGTTCAGATCTGCAGAGTCAGATACTGAAGTGTTACGCTGAGAATAAAGGTCAGACTATGAGCTGTTCCAACATCGCGTCACTGTATATTCAGTGTGTGGACCGTGCCAGACAG gATAAAAAGCTGAGCACCGGAGGTTAG
- the LOC113042926 gene encoding MICOS complex subunit MIC19-like isoform X3: MGGNVSSRHVSFDPVFDEEGVTFVKGIRLSQRVIDRMKESPPVVHPQASPKSSTQSTAPVAPPVERLVPGEHQVPIIPHPPSYASTLVPPPVSVPIKPLVPLVTGTEETSAPPLNLVKSPESLPNPPPTAAPPTSGESMDLPVESEVSTSPISIPAPIQSVLEESAVSQSGSASSVVLHDEMPCKMQIGPISTGDPAVPRVHLVEEPVAPQLEVFPLETHVVNEEKLKRQLREDLQKLLNEEMKMAEDNMRQQLEEEKAKAKAQAQAAARLQIQDEVQKLLEEEKASYQQTLADAIRMEKLKVQDEHLITQYYWLERKAQKLEEKEKDLENQEALFREQIAKMQEKMARFTKVTAENYKKGLEDAHKRFRGCQIKPVCSDLQSQILKCYAENKGQTMSCSNIASLYIQCVDRARQDKKLSTGG, from the exons ATGGGGGGCAATGTTAGCTCCCGCCACGTTTCCTTCGACCCTGTATTTGATGAGGAGGGGGTTACATTCGTGAAGGGCATTAGG cttTCACAAAGAGTGATTGATCGTATGAAGGAGTCTCCACCTGTGGTTCACCCGCAAGCTTCACCCAAATCTTCCACCCAGTCAACAGCTCCTGTAGCTCCTCCGGTCGAGCGATTGGTTCCAGGCGAACATCAAGTACCCATAATCCCTCATCCTCCCTCATATGCCAGTACTTTGGTTCCTCCTCCTGTTTCAGTGCCAATAAAACCTTTAGTGCCTTTAGTAACTGGGACTGAGGAAACATCTGCACCACCTTTAAATCTCGTAAAGTCACCTGAAAGTCTTCCAAACCCTCCACCTACAG CTGCTCCGCCAACATCTGGCGAGTCCATGGACTTACCTGTTGAATCTGAGGTTTCAACCTCCCCAATCTCAATACCTGCTCCTATTCAGTCTGTCTTGGAGGAGTCTGCTGTTTCGCAGTCAGGCTCTGCTTCATCTGTGGTTTTGCATGATGAAATGCCTTGCAAGATGCAAATAGGTCCAATTTCCACGGGAGATCCTGCAGTTCCTCGTGTTCACCTGGTTGAGGAACCTGTTGCGCCACAACTCGAGGTCTTTCCACTGGAAACACATGTTG tgaATGAGGAAAAGCTCAAAAGGCAGCTCAGAGAAGATCTCCAGAAGCTCctgaatgaggaaatgaagatgGCAGAGGATAACATGAGACAACA GCTGGAGGAAGAGAAAGCTAAAGCGAAGGCCCAAGCTCAAGCTGCAGCCCGACTCCAGATTCAGGACGAGGTCCAGAAGCTTCTGGAAGAGGAGAAGGCATCCTATCAACAGACCCTGGCAGATGCCATTAGGATGGAGAAACTGAAGGTTCAGGATGAGCATCTCATAACTCAGTATTAT TGGCTGGAGAGGAAG GCTCAGAAGCTGGAGGAGAAGGAGAAAGATCTGGAAAATCAGGAGGCTTTGTTTCGGGAGCAGATTGCCAAGATGCAGGAAAAG ATGGCTCGGTTCACAAAAGTTACTGCTGAAAATTACAAGAAAGGCTTAGAGGATGCACACAAGCGCTTCAG GGGATGCCAAATCAAACCAGTGTGTTCAGATCTGCAGAGTCAGATACTGAAGTGTTACGCTGAGAATAAAGGTCAGACTATGAGCTGTTCCAACATCGCGTCACTGTATATTCAGTGTGTGGACCGTGCCAGACAG gATAAAAAGCTGAGCACCGGAGGTTAG
- the LOC113042927 gene encoding UDP-xylose and UDP-N-acetylglucosamine transporter — MNTLFAIALVFVGCCSNVVFLELLVRDFPGCGNIVTFAQFAFIALEGFIFETHFGRKKPHIPLSNYVIMVSMFFTVSVINNYALNFNIAMPLHMIFRSGSLIANMILGIIILKKRYSASKYLSIVLVSLGIFICTIMSAKQVHVEKGATEEDGFYAFMHWILGIAMLTFALLMSARMGIFQETLYKEYGKHSKEALFYNHCLPLPGFLLLSTDIYRHAVLFSQSSPVEIPVIGQSVPVMWLYLLMNVITQYVCIRGVFILTTECASLTVTLVVTLRKFLSLIISILYFNNPFTAWHWVGTAVVFLGTLLYTEVYSSIRVAMKGEKADKKAE; from the exons ATGAATACGTTATTTGCGATCGCTTTGGTGTTTGTTGGTTGCTGCAGTAATGTTGTGTTTTTGGAACTTTTGGTTAG GGATTTCCCAGGATGTGGGAATATTGTCACATTTGCCCAGTTTGCCTTCATTGCACTTGAAGGGTTCATCTTTGAGACACACTTTGGACGCAAAAAGCCACACATACCCCTCAG TAACTATGTGATCATGGTGAGCATGTTCTTTACTGTCAGCGTGATCAATAACTATGCCCTGAACTTTAACATCGCCATGCCCCTGCACATGATCTTCAGATCA GGATCTTTAATAGCAAACATGATCCTCGGTATTATCATCTTGAAGAAAAG ATATTCGGCGAGTAAATATCTCTCCATCGTGCTGGTGTCTTTGGGCATTTTCATTTGCACTATTATGTCGGCCAAACAAGTG CATGTTGAAAAAGGGGCCACAGAGGAAGATGGTTTTTATGCCTTCATGCATTGGATTCTGG GGATCGCCATGCTGACGTTCGCCTTGCTGATGTCTGCAAGAATGGGTATTTTCCAGGAAACTCTGTACAAGGAGTATGGCAAACACTCCAAGGAGGCTTTGTTTTACAAT CACTGTCTGCCTTTACCGGGATTCCTCCTGCTGTCAACAGACATCTACAGACACGCCGTGCTCTTCAGCCAGAGCT CTCCAGTGGAAATCCCTGTGATTGGTCAGTCTGTGCCAGTCATGTGGTTATACCTTCTGATGAATGTCATCACCCA ATACGTGTGCATCCGCGGCGTATTCATTCTGACCACAGAGTGTGCATCGCTCACCGTTACTCTGGTGGTGACGCTTCGCAAATTCCTGAGTCTCATTATTTCCATCCTGTACTTCAATAATCCCTTCACAGCTTGGCACTGGGTCGGCACGGCCGTGGTGTTCCTGGGAACACTGCTCTACACAGAAGTCTACTCCAGCATTCGTGTCGCAATGAAAGGAGAGAAAGCTGACAAGAAGGCAGAGTAA